The Streptomyces sp. TLI_105 DNA segment AGGTCGATCTTCGCGCTCACCGCGTCCGCGACCGCGTCGAGGATCTCGTCCTTCGTGCGGAAGTGGTTGTAGAGCGAGGGCCCGCTCACGCCGAGTTCGGCGGCGAGCCGCCGGGTGGAGAGCGCCGCCAGGCCCTCCGCGTCCACGAGTGCGCCCGCCGTCTCGACGATGCGTTCTCGGCTGAGCAGGGGCTTGCGCGGTCGGGCCATGGCGCACATAGTAGGCCCGCACCAGGAAAACTAGCAGTGGTAATTAAATGGCCGAGTGGGGTGGCACCGCATGAATCTGGAACTGGGCGAGGAGCAGGAGGCCGTACGGCGGCTCGCCGAGGACTTCGTCGCGCGCGAGGTCACCCCGCACGCCGCCGCGTGGGACCGCGCCGAGCAGGTGGACCGCGCCCTCGTGAAGAAGCTCGGCGCCGTCGGCTTCCTCGGGCTCACGATCCCGGAGGAGTACGGAGGTTCGGGCGGCGACCACCTCGCGTACTGCCTCGTCACCGAGGAGCTGGGGCGCGGGGACTCCTCCGTGCGTGGCATCGTCTCCGTCTCCCTCGGCCTGGTCGCCAAGACGATCGCCTCCTGGGGCACCGAGGAGCAGAAGCGGGAGTGGCTGCCCCGGCTCGCCACCGGCGAGGCGCTCGGCTGCTTCGGCCTCACCGAGCCGGACACCGGCTCGGACGCCGGGAACCTGGCCACCCGCGCCGTGCGGGACGGCGACGCGTACGTCGTCAACGGCGGCAAGATGTTCATCACCAACGGCACCTGGGCCGACGTCGTGCTGCTCTTCGCCCGCACGAACGACACGCCCGGCCACAAGGGCGTCTCCGCCTTCCTCGTCCCCGCAGACACCCCCGGCCTCACCCGCCGGCCCGTCCACGGCAAGCTCGGCCTGCGCGGCCAGGCCACCGCCGAGCTGGTCCTGGAGGACGTCCGCATCCCGGCGGACGCCATGCTCGGCCCCGAGGGCAAGGGCTTCGCCGTCGCCATGTCCGCCCTCGCCAAGGGGCGCATGTCGGTCGCAGCCGGCTGCGTCGGCATCGCGCAGGCCGCACTCGACGCGGCCGTGCGGTACGCCGGGGAGCGCGAGCAGTTCGGAAAGCCCATCGCCTCGTACCAGCTGGTCCAGGAGCTCCTGAGCGACATCGCCGTCGAC contains these protein-coding regions:
- a CDS encoding acyl-CoA dehydrogenase family protein; translated protein: MNLELGEEQEAVRRLAEDFVAREVTPHAAAWDRAEQVDRALVKKLGAVGFLGLTIPEEYGGSGGDHLAYCLVTEELGRGDSSVRGIVSVSLGLVAKTIASWGTEEQKREWLPRLATGEALGCFGLTEPDTGSDAGNLATRAVRDGDAYVVNGGKMFITNGTWADVVLLFARTNDTPGHKGVSAFLVPADTPGLTRRPVHGKLGLRGQATAELVLEDVRIPADAMLGPEGKGFAVAMSALAKGRMSVAAGCVGIAQAALDAAVRYAGEREQFGKPIASYQLVQELLSDIAVDVDAARLLTWRVADLIDRGQDFATAASKAKLYASEAAVRAANNALQVFGGYGYIDEYPVGKLVRDARVMTLYEGTSQIQKLIIGRALTGVSAF